From uncultured Bacteroides sp., a single genomic window includes:
- a CDS encoding metallophosphoesterase, whose amino-acid sequence MLFFSIVVPKVIFTLTSIMGKLLCHFIPNADKVSNMVGLVLGALGFFLILYGFLKGYKRYVVRETSFASKDLPEAFDGYRIVQFSDMHIGTLRNGLKDNVQTIVDLLNSQQGDIIVFTGDLVNTSVKELDGFEPTLSQLKAKDGVYSVLGNHDYGIHGHWETMDEQAENLQALKEKEVSLGWRLLLNENEMLYRGDNCIALVGVENDGRHPYPEYGNLPKAMEELSDTAHDGNRLFKVLLSHDPTHWKRKVLPQTDIQLMLAGHTHGMQFRLGNFSPSKWLFNEWGGFYEEDGRSLHVSLGLGSVMSPFRLGAWPEINVITLHKE is encoded by the coding sequence ATGTTATTCTTTTCTATTGTTGTACCAAAAGTGATTTTCACGCTCACATCTATAATGGGGAAATTGCTTTGCCACTTTATTCCAAACGCTGATAAGGTAAGCAATATGGTGGGGCTGGTGCTTGGTGCCTTGGGATTTTTCCTAATCCTCTACGGTTTTTTAAAGGGATATAAACGTTATGTGGTGCGCGAAACGTCATTTGCTTCAAAAGATTTACCTGAAGCCTTCGACGGATATCGCATAGTTCAGTTCTCGGATATGCATATCGGCACTCTGCGTAATGGTCTCAAGGATAATGTTCAGACTATAGTCGACCTGCTCAATAGTCAGCAGGGAGACATTATTGTTTTTACCGGCGACTTAGTAAATACATCCGTTAAGGAACTTGATGGATTTGAACCGACGCTCTCACAACTCAAAGCTAAGGACGGAGTTTATTCTGTTCTTGGCAACCACGATTATGGAATTCATGGCCATTGGGAGACGATGGATGAACAGGCTGAAAATCTGCAAGCACTCAAGGAAAAAGAAGTCTCACTAGGGTGGCGTTTATTGCTCAATGAGAATGAAATGCTTTATCGAGGCGATAACTGCATTGCACTTGTAGGTGTAGAGAACGATGGCCGTCATCCTTACCCTGAATATGGCAATCTGCCCAAAGCTATGGAAGAACTATCTGATACGGCACATGACGGAAACAGATTGTTTAAAGTCTTATTGAGTCACGACCCTACACATTGGAAACGCAAAGTACTCCCTCAGACTGATATTCAGTTGATGTTGGCAGGTCACACTCACGGAATGCAATTTCGTCTCGGAAACTTTTCTCCAAGCAAATGGCTTTTCAATGAATGGGGAGGCTTTTATGAAGAGGATGGTCGCAGTCTGCATGTCAGTCTTGGGTTGGGTTCGGTAATGTCTCCCTTTCGCTTGGGGGCCTGGCCCGAAATAAATGTGATAACCTTGCACAAGGAATAA
- the fabG gene encoding 3-oxoacyl-ACP reductase FabG, which yields MKYALVTGGSRGIGRAICLKLAEMGYFILINYQTNEAEANNTLVLVRQMGSDGELMKFDVANAEEVKQALDQWSVQHKGEHVEVLINNAGIRKDNLMLWMPGNDWSSVLNIGLNGFFHVTQQLLKNMLVSKYGRIVNIVSLSGIKGLPGQVNYSAAKGGVIAATKALAQEVAKKNVTVNAVAPGFICTDMTQELDEAELKKQIPVGRFGKSEEVADLVGFLVSKQASYITGEVISINGGLYT from the coding sequence ATGAAATATGCATTAGTCACAGGAGGTAGCCGGGGAATTGGTCGGGCTATCTGTCTTAAACTGGCTGAAATGGGTTATTTTATTCTGATAAATTACCAAACAAACGAGGCTGAAGCGAACAATACATTGGTACTTGTACGTCAAATGGGTTCGGATGGCGAACTGATGAAGTTTGATGTAGCTAATGCAGAAGAGGTAAAGCAAGCTTTAGACCAGTGGTCGGTACAACATAAAGGTGAGCATGTTGAGGTGCTTATTAACAATGCAGGTATTCGCAAGGATAACCTGATGTTGTGGATGCCCGGGAATGATTGGAGCTCTGTTTTAAATATCGGGCTAAATGGTTTCTTTCATGTAACGCAGCAGCTGTTGAAGAATATGCTGGTGAGTAAGTATGGCCGCATAGTTAATATTGTTTCTCTTTCAGGAATTAAAGGATTACCGGGTCAGGTAAACTACTCTGCCGCAAAAGGGGGAGTGATTGCCGCCACAAAAGCACTTGCTCAGGAGGTTGCAAAGAAGAACGTGACTGTCAATGCTGTTGCACCTGGATTTATCTGCACTGATATGACACAAGAACTTGATGAGGCCGAATTGAAAAAACAGATTCCTGTAGGGCGTTTTGGAAAATCAGAAGAGGTAGCTGATTTAGTTGGATTTCTTGTATCCAAACAAGCATCTTATATCACGGGAGAAGTAATATCTATAAATGGAGGCTTGTACACCTAA
- a CDS encoding acyl-CoA thioesterase — translation MAKRQSNSCTALTDRTSLRVRFSEIDSMQIVWHGEYVRYFEDGRESFGKHYGLGYMDIYGQGYMAPIVDLNCQFKQSLSFGEEAIVETRYINCDAAKILFEYTIYRATDQKVVATGSTVQVFLNLNKELELVNPEFYMEWKRKCGII, via the coding sequence ATGGCAAAGAGACAAAGTAATAGTTGTACAGCATTGACAGATCGTACTTCGTTAAGAGTGCGCTTCAGTGAAATAGATTCTATGCAGATAGTGTGGCATGGAGAGTATGTTCGTTATTTTGAGGATGGCAGAGAATCTTTTGGAAAGCATTATGGTCTTGGCTATATGGATATCTATGGTCAAGGATATATGGCACCCATAGTCGATTTAAACTGTCAGTTTAAACAATCTTTATCTTTTGGTGAAGAGGCAATTGTAGAAACACGTTATATTAATTGTGATGCTGCAAAGATACTCTTTGAATATACTATTTATAGGGCAACAGATCAAAAAGTCGTAGCCACAGGAAGTACAGTTCAGGTTTTTCTGAATCTAAACAAGGAACTTGAACTAGTGAATCCGGAATTTTATATGGAATGGAAAAGGAAATGCGGAATAATTTAA
- a CDS encoding phosphopantetheine-binding protein codes for MTDQEIIEKIRVTLAEEFEVDIDVIQSEAPLMQTLELDSLDLVDMVVLVEQNFGFNMTGQDFVGIKTFQDFYDLVITRMQEAK; via the coding sequence ATGACTGACCAAGAAATTATAGAGAAGATTAGAGTAACTTTAGCTGAAGAATTTGAAGTAGATATTGATGTTATCCAATCAGAAGCACCTTTGATGCAGACTTTGGAATTAGATAGTTTGGACTTGGTTGATATGGTTGTACTGGTTGAACAGAACTTTGGTTTTAATATGACAGGACAGGACTTTGTTGGAATAAAGACTTTCCAGGACTTTTATGATCTGGTAATAACTAGAATGCAGGAAGCTAAGTAA
- a CDS encoding beta-ketoacyl-[acyl-carrier-protein] synthase family protein, with product MRRVVITGMGIYSCIGKNLDEVKESLYNGKSGIGFDPVRKELGYFSGITGVLERPDLKKLLDRRQRLCLPEQGEYAFMATSEAFTNAGIDKAYLEEHEVGILYGNDSSAVPVINAIDIIREKKNTALVGSGSIFQSMNSTVTMNLSVIFKLRGISFTISGACASGSHAIGMGYFLIQSGQQDCILCGGAQEVNPYSVGSFDGLSAFSTQEAEPQKASKPFDKRRDGLIPSGGGASLVLESYESAIKRGATILAEIVGYGFSSNGDHISVPNVDGPARSLRMAIKNAGMSLDEIKYINAHATSTPVGDLNEAKAIAEVFNGHNPYVTSTKSMTGHEMWMAGASETIYSILMMNNNFIAPNINFEEPDEASCLLNIPTKRIDIEYDSFLSNSFGFGGTNSTLIVRKFKG from the coding sequence ATGAGAAGAGTTGTTATAACTGGAATGGGTATTTACTCATGTATAGGTAAAAATTTAGATGAAGTAAAAGAATCATTATATAATGGGAAGTCGGGTATAGGTTTTGATCCTGTAAGGAAAGAATTAGGCTATTTTTCAGGGATTACAGGCGTACTTGAACGTCCTGACTTGAAGAAGTTATTGGATAGACGACAACGTTTGTGCCTCCCCGAACAAGGTGAGTATGCTTTTATGGCTACTTCGGAAGCCTTTACGAATGCTGGCATTGACAAAGCTTATTTGGAAGAACACGAAGTGGGTATCTTGTACGGCAATGATAGCAGTGCTGTTCCCGTAATTAATGCAATAGATATAATCAGAGAGAAAAAGAATACTGCCCTTGTGGGTTCCGGTTCTATTTTTCAATCCATGAACTCTACTGTGACAATGAATTTGTCTGTTATCTTTAAGTTACGTGGTATCAGTTTTACCATTTCGGGCGCTTGTGCCAGTGGTTCGCATGCCATTGGTATGGGTTATTTTCTTATTCAATCCGGGCAACAAGACTGTATTTTATGCGGTGGCGCACAAGAGGTAAATCCATACTCTGTAGGTAGTTTTGACGGACTTAGTGCCTTCTCTACTCAGGAGGCAGAACCACAAAAAGCTTCTAAGCCTTTCGATAAGAGACGTGATGGACTAATACCTAGTGGCGGTGGAGCAAGTCTGGTACTTGAAAGCTACGAATCGGCAATAAAGAGAGGCGCAACTATTTTGGCTGAGATAGTAGGATATGGCTTTTCTTCAAATGGCGATCACATCTCTGTTCCTAATGTGGATGGACCTGCAAGATCTCTTCGTATGGCAATAAAAAATGCCGGGATGAGTCTGGATGAGATTAAATATATCAATGCTCATGCAACCTCTACTCCTGTAGGAGATTTGAATGAGGCAAAAGCAATCGCAGAAGTTTTTAATGGACACAATCCATATGTGACATCGACAAAGTCCATGACTGGACATGAAATGTGGATGGCAGGTGCCAGCGAAACTATTTATTCCATCTTAATGATGAATAATAATTTTATTGCTCCTAACATAAACTTTGAGGAGCCCGATGAGGCTTCTTGCTTACTAAATATACCAACTAAACGCATTGATATAGAATATGATAGCTTTTTGTCTAATTCTTTTGGATTTGGAGGTACAAATTCTACATTGATTGTGCGTAAGTTTAAGGGATAA
- a CDS encoding hydroxymyristoyl-ACP dehydratase has product MKREIVAQGAEIYALIPQRPPIVMVDKFYGITGNSSYSGLTVTPDNIFCQNGKLQETGIVEFVAQSAAARIGYINSQKKELVLLGFIGSVDKMKIYYLPPIDAELFAEITVIQEVADITLIEACVKVTDCVVATCRMKIFLKKDGKETK; this is encoded by the coding sequence ATGAAAAGAGAAATAGTTGCTCAAGGAGCCGAAATATATGCACTGATACCCCAACGTCCACCGATTGTGATGGTAGATAAGTTCTATGGAATAACCGGCAATAGTTCCTATTCAGGATTAACTGTTACCCCGGACAATATATTCTGTCAGAATGGAAAGCTTCAGGAAACAGGTATTGTTGAATTTGTTGCTCAATCGGCGGCAGCTCGTATAGGTTATATTAACTCTCAAAAAAAGGAGCTTGTTTTATTGGGCTTTATTGGCTCGGTAGATAAAATGAAAATATATTATCTGCCTCCAATTGATGCAGAGCTATTTGCTGAAATAACTGTAATACAAGAGGTGGCCGATATTACGTTGATTGAAGCTTGCGTTAAGGTTACTGATTGTGTGGTAGCAACGTGCAGAATGAAAATATTTCTAAAGAAAGATGGCAAAGAGACAAAGTAA
- a CDS encoding acyltransferase has protein sequence MPTWNGKTRGGEWGYLFFIYMIKHFGITSSYIFLRIVILHFIPFAPRATVSIWIYARKILKYNILQSVKLLFCNYYSLGQVLIDKVAIGNGMAGKYHFRFESYQEFLDVLNGDQGVVMIGAHVGNWEIGAPFFDKYGKKINILMYDSEHQKIKELLKKKSITADYKIIPVNEDDLTHVFKMMDALDKKEYVCFQGDRYVNKDKLLACCFMGKKAFFPAGPFILASRMKVPVVFYFATREPGKTYHFHFTLVDKIVRSKDKKPEQALLEQYVSALEVILKQYPEQWFNYYRFWDEPKS, from the coding sequence ATGCCAACATGGAATGGTAAAACAAGAGGGGGTGAATGGGGATACTTGTTCTTTATTTACATGATCAAGCATTTTGGCATAACCTCCTCATATATATTTTTACGAATAGTTATTCTCCATTTTATCCCTTTTGCTCCCAGAGCAACAGTGAGTATCTGGATATATGCCCGTAAAATTTTGAAATATAACATATTGCAGTCGGTAAAACTGCTGTTTTGTAATTATTATAGTTTGGGGCAGGTTTTGATTGACAAAGTTGCTATTGGAAATGGAATGGCGGGCAAATATCATTTCAGATTTGAAAGCTACCAGGAATTTTTAGATGTACTGAATGGTGACCAAGGAGTGGTGATGATTGGAGCGCATGTGGGTAATTGGGAGATAGGTGCTCCTTTTTTCGATAAATATGGAAAGAAGATTAATATACTGATGTATGACTCTGAACATCAAAAGATAAAAGAGCTTTTGAAAAAGAAGAGTATTACTGCAGACTATAAGATAATTCCCGTAAACGAGGATGATTTAACGCATGTATTCAAAATGATGGATGCGTTGGATAAGAAAGAATATGTTTGTTTCCAGGGCGATAGATATGTGAATAAAGACAAGCTGTTGGCTTGTTGTTTTATGGGGAAAAAGGCATTCTTTCCTGCCGGACCGTTTATACTTGCATCGAGAATGAAGGTCCCTGTAGTGTTTTATTTTGCAACGAGAGAACCTGGGAAGACTTATCATTTCCATTTCACTTTGGTTGACAAGATTGTTCGGAGCAAGGATAAAAAGCCAGAGCAAGCGCTGTTAGAACAATATGTCTCGGCTCTTGAAGTGATATTGAAGCAATATCCCGAACAATGGTTTAATTATTATAGATTTTGGGACGAGCCAAAATCATAA
- a CDS encoding lysophospholipid acyltransferase family protein, protein MKKLLSYPLSLLTYFFFLLVICVFHPIQWVCLNWFGYKAHKKSVDYLGFCLLKTLCFTFSSSKVENLELIPEDKPLIFVSNHQSTFDIMGFVWFFRKFHPKFVSKIELGKGIPSVSYNLNHGGSVLIDRKNPKQALPALKKLGQYIEANCRSAVIFPEGTRSKNGKPKRFAPNGVKMLCKYAPSAYVVPVTINNSWKMFQYGSFPLGLGNHLTFTVHPPIKVSEYDFDTLLEKTEQAVVSKIKP, encoded by the coding sequence ATGAAAAAGCTATTATCGTACCCTTTATCATTACTTACTTACTTTTTCTTTTTGTTAGTGATCTGTGTGTTTCATCCCATTCAGTGGGTTTGCCTGAACTGGTTTGGATACAAAGCACATAAGAAAAGTGTAGATTATTTAGGCTTTTGCCTGTTAAAGACATTGTGTTTTACCTTTTCAAGTTCTAAGGTTGAAAACCTGGAACTCATTCCTGAAGATAAACCGTTGATTTTTGTATCGAATCACCAGAGTACTTTTGATATTATGGGATTCGTATGGTTTTTCCGAAAGTTTCACCCCAAATTTGTTAGCAAAATTGAACTGGGAAAAGGCATTCCAAGTGTTTCGTATAATTTGAATCACGGTGGCTCGGTATTGATAGACCGGAAAAATCCGAAACAAGCATTACCCGCTCTGAAAAAGCTGGGCCAATATATTGAAGCGAATTGTCGCTCTGCTGTTATTTTCCCGGAAGGTACCCGTTCAAAAAATGGAAAACCAAAAAGATTTGCTCCCAATGGTGTGAAGATGTTATGTAAATATGCGCCAAGTGCCTATGTGGTACCTGTTACAATTAACAACTCCTGGAAAATGTTCCAATATGGTTCTTTTCCTCTCGGATTGGGTAACCACTTAACATTCACTGTTCACCCTCCTATAAAAGTCAGCGAATACGACTTCGATACGTTGCTCGAGAAAACCGAACAAGCAGTTGTTTCCAAAATTAAACCATAA
- a CDS encoding phosphopantetheine-binding protein: protein MEQLIEKIKKELIEELNLEEITPQDIDDNAPLFGSEGLGLDSIDALEIILILERNYGIKMANPSEGKEIFYSVSTLATYIKENQK, encoded by the coding sequence ATGGAACAACTAATAGAAAAAATAAAGAAAGAATTAATTGAAGAGTTAAATCTGGAAGAAATCACTCCTCAGGATATAGACGATAATGCGCCTTTGTTTGGTAGTGAAGGGCTTGGACTCGATTCTATTGATGCATTGGAAATAATATTGATATTAGAGAGAAACTATGGTATAAAGATGGCAAACCCAAGTGAAGGGAAAGAAATATTTTATTCAGTATCTACATTGGCCACTTATATTAAAGAGAACCAGAAGTAA
- a CDS encoding class I SAM-dependent methyltransferase yields the protein MNIFPALEKRYTKEQLSAQDAQRLAQEIAFAPVVFQVSRLMLKFGIFRLLSDEHNGLTLTGIVEKTGLSRYAAQVLMESSLTIGTVLISDEHYKLAKAGWFLLNDQIARVNMDFIQDVNYLGLFHLEESLINGKPEGLKVFGEWPTVYEGLSSLPEQVQKSWFGFDHFYSDGSFEQALNIVFANHPKTLLDVGGNTGRWALQCVGHNETVEVTILDLPQQLGLMKAQVAGKVGADRIHGHGANLLDKETPFPKGFDAIWMSQFLDCFSEEEVISILSRAAASMDGHSRLYIMETFWNRQKFETAAYCLAQTSLYFTALANGNSKMYHSDDMARCIAEANLELEIIYDGVGLGHSIMQCKLK from the coding sequence ATGAATATATTTCCAGCATTAGAAAAAAGATATACCAAAGAACAACTTTCGGCTCAGGATGCTCAGCGATTGGCTCAGGAAATTGCATTTGCTCCTGTTGTATTTCAGGTTTCTCGTTTGATGTTGAAATTTGGAATATTCCGTCTGTTGTCTGATGAACATAACGGATTGACCTTAACTGGAATAGTTGAGAAGACAGGCTTGTCACGTTATGCCGCTCAGGTGTTAATGGAATCGTCATTAACCATTGGAACGGTATTAATTAGTGATGAACATTATAAGTTAGCTAAAGCGGGTTGGTTTTTGTTGAATGACCAAATAGCTCGTGTAAATATGGACTTTATTCAGGATGTTAACTATCTTGGATTGTTTCATCTTGAAGAATCTCTTATTAATGGGAAGCCCGAAGGACTGAAAGTTTTCGGAGAGTGGCCTACTGTCTATGAAGGATTATCAAGCCTGCCTGAACAAGTTCAGAAGAGTTGGTTTGGTTTTGATCATTTCTATTCGGATGGTTCTTTTGAACAGGCTTTGAATATTGTTTTTGCTAACCATCCCAAGACATTATTAGACGTGGGAGGAAATACAGGACGCTGGGCTTTACAATGTGTTGGACACAACGAAACTGTAGAAGTAACGATTCTCGATTTGCCACAACAGTTAGGCTTAATGAAAGCACAGGTAGCCGGCAAGGTAGGAGCCGATCGTATTCATGGACATGGAGCCAATCTGTTAGATAAAGAGACCCCTTTTCCAAAAGGCTTTGATGCAATTTGGATGAGCCAGTTTCTGGATTGTTTCTCTGAAGAAGAAGTGATAAGCATCCTTTCCAGAGCAGCAGCTTCAATGGATGGTCATTCCCGACTTTATATAATGGAGACATTTTGGAACCGTCAGAAGTTTGAGACAGCTGCTTATTGCCTTGCACAGACAAGTCTCTATTTTACCGCATTAGCAAATGGCAACAGTAAAATGTATCATTCAGATGATATGGCACGTTGCATAGCCGAAGCAAACCTGGAATTAGAGATCATTTACGATGGCGTAGGATTAGGGCATAGCATTATGCAATGCAAGTTAAAATGA
- a CDS encoding aromatic amino acid ammonia-lyase, whose product MKQAKEIIDLDLFYTILFRNEEIVIPDKLVDRVQKSFDFLKEFSSNKIIYGINTGFGPMAQYRIEDKSLIELQYNIIRSHSTGAGKPLPERYVKAAMVARLYTFLQGKSGVHPELIHLLVEFINKGIYPFIPEHGSVGASGDLVQLAHLSLTLIGEGEVFYKGEKRNTSDVMKELSLKPFSMHIREGLSITNGTSVMTGIGLVNLVYAKKLLHWSVVASVMINEIASSYDDFMSKTLNDTKRHKGQKEIARLMREWGDGSTCVRKRENELYNKNHEEKIFLHKVQPYYSLRCVPQILGPVYDELMNAEEVLINEINSACDNPIVDPETQNVYHGGNFHGDYVSFEMDKLKIAITKLTMLSERQLNYLLHDKINGILPPFVNLGVLGLNYGLQASQFTATSTTAECQTLSNPMYVHSIPNNNDNQDIVSMGTNSALLAKTVVENSYQVLSILFMTIAQAVDCLNIQSELSERTAAIYNEIREFFPVFVKDTPKYKEIEQMTNYLKEKEFNDVKL is encoded by the coding sequence ATGAAACAAGCAAAAGAAATAATCGATTTAGATTTATTTTATACAATATTATTTAGAAATGAGGAAATAGTAATCCCCGATAAGTTAGTAGATAGAGTTCAAAAAAGTTTTGATTTTTTAAAGGAGTTTTCTTCAAATAAGATTATCTATGGAATAAATACGGGATTTGGCCCAATGGCCCAATATCGTATTGAAGATAAATCACTAATTGAGTTACAATATAATATTATCCGTAGTCACTCAACAGGAGCGGGGAAACCCCTTCCTGAACGTTATGTAAAGGCTGCGATGGTTGCTCGTCTTTATACTTTCCTGCAAGGAAAATCGGGTGTGCACCCGGAACTTATTCATTTACTTGTGGAATTTATTAATAAAGGCATCTACCCTTTTATTCCCGAACATGGTAGTGTGGGGGCAAGTGGTGATTTAGTACAGTTAGCTCACCTCTCGTTAACTTTGATTGGCGAAGGAGAAGTGTTTTACAAAGGAGAAAAACGCAACACCAGTGATGTGATGAAAGAACTATCATTGAAGCCTTTCTCTATGCATATTCGTGAAGGATTATCTATTACCAATGGTACCTCAGTAATGACAGGTATTGGACTGGTAAATTTAGTTTATGCCAAAAAACTTCTTCATTGGTCGGTAGTAGCTTCGGTGATGATAAACGAGATTGCCTCTTCGTATGATGACTTTATGTCAAAAACTCTTAATGATACCAAACGTCACAAAGGGCAAAAGGAAATTGCCAGACTGATGAGAGAATGGGGGGATGGAAGTACTTGTGTGCGTAAAAGAGAAAACGAATTATATAACAAGAATCATGAAGAAAAAATCTTTCTTCACAAGGTTCAGCCTTACTACTCATTACGCTGTGTGCCACAAATTCTTGGTCCTGTTTATGATGAGTTAATGAATGCAGAAGAGGTGTTGATTAATGAAATCAATTCAGCTTGTGACAATCCTATTGTAGATCCGGAAACACAGAATGTCTACCACGGAGGTAACTTTCATGGCGACTATGTTTCTTTCGAAATGGATAAATTGAAGATAGCGATTACCAAACTGACTATGCTAAGTGAACGTCAGCTCAACTATCTTCTTCATGATAAAATCAATGGCATTCTTCCTCCATTTGTGAACTTGGGTGTGTTGGGATTGAACTATGGCTTGCAAGCTTCACAGTTTACTGCGACTTCTACCACTGCTGAATGTCAGACCTTGTCTAATCCAATGTATGTACATAGCATTCCGAATAATAATGATAATCAGGATATTGTGAGTATGGGTACCAACTCGGCTCTACTGGCAAAGACTGTCGTAGAGAACTCTTATCAAGTATTATCAATCTTATTTATGACTATTGCACAAGCGGTAGATTGTTTGAATATTCAGTCTGAACTATCAGAACGTACGGCTGCTATATACAATGAAATTCGTGAATTTTTTCCTGTATTCGTAAAGGATACTCCTAAGTACAAAGAGATTGAGCAAATGACAAACTATTTAAAAGAAAAGGAATTTAACGACGTTAAATTATGA
- a CDS encoding beta-ketoacyl synthase N-terminal-like domain-containing protein: MRNNLNIYISSDNIISSMGFTTQENINAIRTYQSGIRVNRDKQIAEQPICAAAIDSDRLTSLVELYHLGAYTHLEQLFILSIKEMLSHTTIDPSEVDCGLVISTTKGNIDLLQKYSGEVEDKVFLWDMADRIANYFHLGKKVTVVSNACISGVSALMVAKRLIENETYRKVIVAGGDILSHFITSGFLSFRAVSDEICCPYDSHRNGLNIGEACGSILLTADKQDNAVLLTGGAISNDANHISGPSRTGDGLYYAIRQAMEEANLNADDISFVNAHGTATVYNDEMESKAIHLAQLQNVPVNSMKSVFGHTMGASGVIESIICTHELKDGILFGTLGYKEPGVPMPLIVQAEHKKISMKSCIKTASGFGGCNAAIVFSLLANVRQTVDKESLLTNVSRTVSIENSQIKVDDQIELNSDNKEFSLFIREAYKNLGDNNLKFYKMDDMCKIGYVATAYLLKEKPSYYPTEIGIVLGNSSSSLHTDVKHQLIIDKDGDAAASPAVFVYTLPNLVLGEICIRHKIQGENTFFVSKEYDPYKMEEYANIVMQKGNLKACIVGWCELFGNEYKAEFKIIEKQ; encoded by the coding sequence ATGCGGAATAATTTAAATATATATATATCCTCAGACAACATTATTAGTTCGATGGGGTTCACTACACAGGAAAACATAAATGCCATTCGAACCTATCAAAGTGGCATTCGTGTCAATCGTGATAAACAAATAGCCGAACAGCCTATTTGCGCTGCTGCAATTGATTCGGACAGATTAACATCTCTGGTGGAACTGTATCATCTGGGAGCTTATACACATCTGGAACAGCTGTTTATTTTATCCATAAAAGAAATGCTCTCTCATACTACTATCGACCCAAGTGAAGTTGATTGCGGACTTGTTATCTCTACTACAAAAGGTAATATTGATCTGCTTCAGAAATATTCAGGTGAAGTGGAAGACAAAGTTTTCTTATGGGATATGGCGGACAGAATAGCTAATTATTTTCATCTTGGTAAAAAGGTGACGGTGGTTTCTAATGCCTGTATATCAGGCGTTTCGGCATTGATGGTAGCTAAACGGTTGATAGAAAATGAAACTTACAGAAAGGTCATCGTAGCTGGAGGAGATATCCTTTCTCACTTTATCACCAGTGGCTTTTTATCTTTTCGAGCAGTAAGTGATGAAATTTGTTGTCCATATGATTCGCATCGGAATGGGTTGAACATTGGTGAGGCTTGCGGAAGCATTCTTCTTACAGCAGATAAACAAGATAATGCCGTACTTTTAACGGGTGGTGCAATTAGCAATGATGCCAATCATATTTCAGGCCCTTCACGTACTGGAGATGGTTTGTATTATGCCATTCGTCAAGCGATGGAAGAAGCAAATCTGAACGCTGATGATATTAGTTTTGTGAATGCGCACGGAACAGCGACTGTTTACAACGATGAAATGGAGTCAAAAGCCATTCATCTGGCTCAATTGCAGAATGTTCCCGTCAATAGTATGAAGTCTGTCTTTGGACATACAATGGGAGCGTCGGGAGTGATTGAATCAATTATTTGTACTCACGAGCTTAAAGATGGAATCTTATTTGGTACTCTTGGCTACAAGGAACCGGGTGTTCCTATGCCTCTGATTGTGCAAGCGGAACACAAGAAAATCTCGATGAAATCGTGCATAAAAACTGCTTCCGGCTTTGGTGGATGTAACGCTGCGATTGTTTTCTCGTTACTGGCTAATGTTCGGCAAACGGTTGATAAGGAAAGTCTTTTGACAAATGTATCGAGAACTGTATCTATTGAAAATAGTCAGATAAAAGTTGATGATCAGATAGAATTAAACTCAGATAATAAAGAATTTAGCCTATTTATTCGTGAAGCCTATAAGAATCTTGGAGATAATAATCTAAAGTTCTATAAAATGGATGATATGTGTAAAATAGGATATGTTGCAACGGCATACTTATTAAAAGAGAAACCTTCTTATTATCCCACAGAGATAGGAATTGTTCTTGGCAATTCCAGCTCTTCACTTCACACAGACGTAAAACATCAGTTGATAATAGATAAAGATGGAGATGCGGCTGCCAGTCCAGCTGTATTTGTCTATACTTTGCCCAATTTAGTGTTGGGAGAAATCTGTATCCGTCATAAGATACAAGGAGAAAACACCTTTTTTGTTAGCAAGGAGTATGATCCTTATAAAATGGAGGAATATGCAAATATTGTGATGCAAAAAGGAAACCTCAAGGCTTGCATCGTAGGTTGGTGTGAGTTATTTGGCAATGAATATAAAGCAGAATTTAAAATCATAGAAAAGCAATAG